In Arachis hypogaea cultivar Tifrunner chromosome 2, arahy.Tifrunner.gnm2.J5K5, whole genome shotgun sequence, a genomic segment contains:
- the LOC112761361 gene encoding chlorophyllase-2-like, with the protein MCSYSSTNVFDSGKHSTHVQRVEWRSTTCTVPPPKPLLLATPLEDGEFPILLFLHGYLLYNIFYSQLIQHVASHGFIVIAPQLYTVAGPDTSDEIHSAAAITNWLSEGLTKFLPSNVRPNFSKLALAGHSRGGKTAFALALRKLNTTTNLRFSAVIGVDPVDGMDKGKQTPPPVLTYVPHSFDVDMAALVIGSGLGEVKRNPLFPPCAPKGVNHENFFSECQKPAWYFVAKDYGHLDMLDDDTKGLAGKATYCLCKNGESRKPMRMFVGGVIVAFLNAYLNGDNTHLLATTATDRHQSVPIPLDFKFDCLV; encoded by the exons ATGTGTTCCTATTCCTCAACCAATGTCTTTGATAGTGGAAAACACAGCACCCATGTTCAAAGGGTTGAATGGAGATCAACCACATGCACCG TTCCACCACCAAAACCGCTCTTACTTGCAACGCCTCTTGAAGATGGAGAGTTCCCAATTCTGCTTTTCCTCCATGGCTACCTTCTTTATAATATCTTCTACTCCCAACTTATCCAACACGTTGCTTCTCATGGCTTTATTGTCATTGCTCCACAG TTATATACGGTGGCTGGACCCGATACAAGCGATGAGATTCATTCTGCAGCAGCAATAACAAATTGGCTATCTGAAGGACTCACCAAATTCCTGCCATCAAATGTAAGGCCGAATTTCAGCAAGTTAGCACTGGCAGGCCATAGTCGCGGAGGTAAAACAGCATTCGCTCTTGCTCTGAGAAAATTAAACACGACCACTAATCTCAGGTTTTCGGCTGTAATTGGAGTGGATCCGGTGGATGGAATGGACAAGGGAAAGCAAACTCCGCCGCCAGTTCTGACATATGTCCCTCACTCATTCGATGTTGATATGGCTGCATTGGTGATAGGGTCAGGGCTAGGTGAAGTGAAGAGGAATCCCTTGTTTCCCCCTTGTGCACCGAAAGGTGTGAACCATGAGAACTTCTTCAGTGAATGCCAGAAACCAGCTTGGTATTTTGTGGCCAAGGATTATGGGCATCTTGACATGCTTGATGATGATACCAAGGGACTTGCAGGGAAAGCTACTTACTGTCTATGCAAGAATGGGGAATCAAGGAAACCAATGAGGATGTTTGTTGGAGGAGTTATTGTTGCATTCTTGAATGCTTACCTCAATGGAGATAACACTCACTTGTTGGCTACAACTGCAACAGATAGGCATCAGAGCGTACCAATACCATTGGACTTCAAATTTGATTGTCTTGTTTGA